TTTCGATCCGCGAACGGTCCTTACCGGCGCTGCCGGTCTGCTTGCCGGCTTTTTTTTTATCGATGCATGCGTCGCTGCTATCGGCTTTACCGTCTCTATCGGTTCCTCTGCGAGGGACATCTTCTTGCCGATCGGCGGTTCTTTCATTCTCGGGGTCTTGCGCGGGATATCCTCATCGATACCGGCATTGGTCGCTTCCGGCTCATCGATGATCGATGCACGCGGTATGACCGCATTCGAAGCCGGGGTCGAGTAGAGGAAAGTAATATCGTTCGTCGGGGATGCATTCGCTGCCGCAGGGTTCTCTTCCGCCTGCGTAACGATATCGTCGGCCATCGATACCTCTTTTTTACCCCGGAATTCCCTGATAATGAGGACAACCATGAGCACGGCGAGGAGGCCGAGCACTATGGCAATGGGAATGCCGATCTTTTTGAGTGAATCCGTATTCATTGTCGTTATCTGTATTATCGTACGGAATGGGGGTGGGCTTTATCAAAAAAGAAGGGGGGGGACAACCCCTAACCCCCAGCCCCTTCCCCCTTATTAAAGGGGAAGGGGAGCGCTTGTTGTGTTACAGAAATTATCGTATGAATGAATTTCTTCTTGGCGTTCACTTCGGCTTCGCTCAGTGCATCGCTTGGCGGCTTGGCGTGAGGCAAGTCTTCGTCTTCGATTCAATAATAAATAAAATCGGAAAAGAGGAGTTCACGCGAAGGCGCGAAGACGCGACGAAGAGTGGAAAAGAAGCGTGCAATACAGTTGTTACTCCCTCATATCCATATGCTATCACAGGATATGCGGCTCTTCATAATTTTTATTTAAGGATCAGGAGAAGAAGGGGAGCACCACGATGAACCGGATTAACCGGATTTCATTATCGATGTAATCCGGCTCATCCTGTGCATCCTGGTGACTCTTCTCTTCCGACGCTATCGTTCTCGAATATCTATCTCGAGGCGAATTGCATGTACCCTCCGCCCTGCGTACATCCCGCACGTCTCAAGAAGGGAGAAGAAAAGAACTTAGACGCGGATCACACGGATTATACAGTCGCTACACCCGCATATTCTTAAACTATTACTTGATATGCGGCCTCAATAAATACTCACGGCGATCAATGGGAAAGAGAAGAAGTCTCTCACGGAGACCACGGAGCTCACGGAGAGGATCATATTCTTCGCGAGCTTCGCGTGGAATATCCCAGCATAATGGAAATAAAAGAACAAAGAAGATGTCACGCGACGGCGCGAAAACGCGAAGGAAAACACAAGAAAAGATGAATACAATTTTACACCAAAGACGCCGAAAACACCGATTAGAGACAGGAGACATAAACGCGGATTGCTCGGATAATCCCGACCACTACATCCGCATATTTTCAAGTCTTCGCATGATATGCGCCTCCAAGAACACCTTGCAAAACCAGTTTGCAAGTGATTCGCATCTACATTCTCGAAATATATTTTACAATAGGCCAATCGGCTGCAGCAAAATCGAATTTAAACAATTCATCCACCTGCGCCCACTCATAATGATCATGAACGGAAAGCTTTATTTCGCCGGACTTATACTCAACAGCGTATGCAATTAATCGTATTTTCTTTTCATCATAGGCATAAATTGATTCGGTTATATATTCGCCAATGTCTACTTCTATGCCGAGTTCTTCGGCCAACTCTCTCTTAAGGCATTCTTCAGGTTTTTCATTTGGTTCAATCTTCCCCCCGGGGAATTCCCATTTCCCTCCAAGGTGCTCTTTGGGAGCACGGCGCGCAACAAAGACCTTGTTGTCCTTCTGTATTACAGCCGCAGCCACATCGATGTGATTTAGCATATTTTTCCACCTATCACGCGACAGACATGCGAACTGTGTTTCGTATCAACTTCCCCGGTAATGGCTGATGTAATTTCCATGTAATGCTCATTGGATTGTTTCCAATATGACTTACGTATTCTGCCGTTCCAAGAAAGTAATATGGGGATGCTATATTGTCATCCTGCTTGTTTTCTCGAACAAAGAGCAAAATATATGCTCCTTGGCTTTTATGGTTTATATATCGTTGCCCAGTTGGAGAATGCTCGCCAGTTGTACTTTGTGATTGCCAATGAAAATGATCGGCATCAATAGCATAGTCTTCATACATCGTTGTTGGAGAATAATCCTTTTCCGTTTTATTGAGAGTTATAAAAAAAACATCTGTATTTAATTCCTTAACATGCTTGACTCCCTCTCTAACGGAGGGGGCATTACCAACGGTCCAGTGCCCTATTCCGGAAAATATTTCATCCCGTGTATAGCAAGCATGGACTGAAAGTGCACATGGAAAAGGAAGTACGGGCGTATAAACCACGGCATCTGCAATTGAATACAAATATTCAACAAGCTCACAAAGTTCTGCCCATATTGTTTTGTTTCGCTTTATCCGAGCTATGTTTTCACCAATAGATTTTTCTGGCGGTTTACCATTCCACATTGAAAAGCAGACCATAGTCAATAGCATATTGATTTCAACATTATTACCAGAGGCTTCAGTCGTTTTATCATTGACTTCAGCAAGAGCTTGCGACAGCAACTTAATATATTTTGCGCTATTCTGATGACAAAAGCGTCTCAGCCCTCTTGTCAATACATCTTCGTCTGGTGCAGTGAAATCCGGTTTTATTCCAGCACGAACACAGAGCCGAGACCAAGATCCTCGTTTGTATAATTCTTGGGGTTTTATTCCGTAGAAATCTAGAAAACCTCCAAGTGTAACATCAGACTTCCTTTCATTCGCAAATTCCCGAATGCGTTCCAAAAATCCCGCAGTATTCCCATAAGAAAGCCCCTCGCTAATATTTTCAAGAACATATTGCTGAGCTAATTTCTCCATTTCGATCATGCATCCTGCGGGCAGGCTTGGAAACGACTGAATAATCTCTGTTTCTAAATCCCTGGGAGTACTGTCAATCAATGCTTTGAAACGTTCCTCGAAATTGAACCGGCGATGTGCTTTGCTTACAAAATCAA
The sequence above is a segment of the Spirochaetota bacterium genome. Coding sequences within it:
- the mutT gene encoding 8-oxo-dGTP diphosphatase MutT yields the protein MLNHIDVAAAVIQKDNKVFVARRAPKEHLGGKWEFPGGKIEPNEKPEECLKRELAEELGIEVDIGEYITESIYAYDEKKIRLIAYAVEYKSGEIKLSVHDHYEWAQVDELFKFDFAAADWPIVKYISRM